In Pseudomonas sp. ADAK18, a single window of DNA contains:
- a CDS encoding site-specific integrase has protein sequence MSKLIRFSKRLIDALPPQPTEAKARESEYSDTEVSGLKLLVNKQGRKFFYLRYRHAGRQRSMKLGNYGELEIGDARLLALKHRAQLSSGVDPQETLVESGMTFRRFIDDHYLPHAYASKRSANSDDSKFKTHLFKLFGSRPLASITRQEIQRYHDELISRRAPATANRHLALLKRSFNLAILWGYLDANPATGIRMHTENNQSQRFLSIDEAKRLWAVLSTEQNQIAAKAIKLMLLTGVRREEALQARWEDIDQERLLWNLPITKSGRQRFVMLSEPALAVINELPGLGSGHYLFPGARPGKPLNNARKCFQRALKVAGLAHLRIHDLRHTFASLAINNGASLYEVQHLLGHASNKTTQRYAHLASDNLRVASNRVSDLVTAARTC, from the coding sequence ATGAGCAAGCTCATCCGCTTTTCCAAGCGTTTGATCGACGCACTACCACCGCAACCAACAGAGGCAAAAGCAAGGGAAAGTGAGTATTCAGACACCGAGGTCTCAGGCCTGAAACTGCTGGTCAACAAACAAGGTCGCAAGTTCTTCTATCTGCGCTACCGACATGCCGGGCGACAGCGAAGCATGAAGCTGGGGAATTATGGAGAGCTGGAAATTGGCGATGCCCGGTTGCTGGCACTCAAACACCGGGCTCAGCTTTCAAGTGGTGTTGATCCACAAGAAACGCTTGTCGAATCAGGGATGACCTTTCGCCGCTTCATCGATGACCACTACCTACCGCATGCTTATGCCAGTAAGCGCAGTGCGAACAGCGATGACTCGAAGTTCAAAACTCACCTCTTCAAGCTATTCGGCTCCAGGCCTTTAGCCTCGATCACACGCCAGGAGATCCAGCGCTACCACGACGAGCTAATCAGCAGAAGAGCCCCTGCAACCGCCAATCGACATCTCGCGCTTCTGAAGCGGAGCTTCAACCTGGCCATCTTATGGGGTTACCTCGACGCCAACCCGGCGACCGGTATTCGCATGCACACGGAGAACAATCAATCTCAACGCTTCCTCAGCATTGATGAGGCGAAACGTTTGTGGGCGGTACTCAGCACCGAGCAAAACCAGATCGCCGCAAAAGCCATCAAGCTGATGCTACTCACCGGTGTACGGCGCGAAGAAGCGTTACAGGCCCGATGGGAGGACATTGATCAGGAGCGGCTGCTGTGGAACCTGCCCATCACCAAGAGCGGGCGGCAACGCTTTGTGATGCTCAGCGAACCGGCGTTGGCCGTCATCAACGAATTGCCGGGATTAGGTAGCGGTCATTACCTCTTCCCCGGTGCCAGACCTGGCAAGCCACTCAACAACGCCCGCAAATGCTTTCAGCGTGCTCTAAAAGTCGCAGGGCTCGCTCATCTACGAATCCACGACTTACGCCACACCTTCGCGTCTCTGGCTATCAACAACGGGGCAAGCCTGTATGAGGTTCAGCACCTATTGGGCCACGCCAGTAACAAAACCACCCAACGTTACGCGCACCTCGCCTCTGACAACCTTCGAGTGGCCTCCAATCGGGTAAGCGATCTGGTAACGGCTGCCAGAACATGCTGA